CACGTGAAAAGCCCCCTTTCTAAAATTAAGCTAATATATTTATATTTTTCAGAACACTAACTAAATATGTTGTTCCCTGTCATAAATCTTACCTGTGATCCGCCCTACAAAAAATTAATCATTGGTTTGCATTAAATTAACACAGTAATCACAATCAACTGCATCTGGTCATACCAGATGGTATGCACTCATTGAGGAGAATGACATGCTCTACCTAAGTGAAACTATTCAAGTAAAATGGCTGAAAGATGGCATTGCTGAACTCATCTTCAATGCACCGGCTGCAATTAATAAATTAGATACAAAAACGGTGACTTCACTGGCTAAAGCTGTTGCCGCCCTTGAGCAAGAAACTGAACTGAAAGGATTACTGTTACGCTCTGAAAAACAAGCCTTTATTGTTGGCGCAGACATTACAGAATTTTTATCGTTATTCAGTGCGCCAGCAGAAAAACTGCACGAATTGCTCAATCTCGCCAACAATATCTTTAATCGTATAGAAGATCTCCCTGTTCCAACTATCTCTGCTATCAATGGCTACGCTCTTGGCGGTGGATGTGAATTGGTACTTTCAACCGATTTCCGTATCGCTTCTCCAGATCTTCGCATCGGATTACCAGAAACTAAATTGGGCATTATGCCGGGATTTGGTGGTTCTGTCCGCCTGCCACGCTTGATTGGTACAGACAATGCTCTCGAAATCATTTCCGCTGGAAAAGATATTGGTGCTGAAGAAGCACTGAAAAATGGCCTGGTTGATGCCGTCGTTCCTGCCGAAAAACTGCTTGATTCTGCCGTTTCAATTCTGGAACAAGCCATTCGAGGAGACTTAGATTGGAAAGCAGCCCGTCAACCTAAACTAATACCACTGAATCTCAATGAGATCGAGCGTACCATGAGTTTCACCGTAGCAAAAGGTATGGTAATGAAGGTTGCTGGCCCACATTATCCGGCTCCAATCACTGCGGTGAAAACCATTGAAAAGGCCGCTACACTGGGTCGCGATGAAGCCTTGAAACTAGAATCTGCCAGTTTTGTATCATTAGCGCATACCTCTGTCGCCCGTGCCTTAGTCGGTATCTTCCTGAATGACCAATATGTTAAGGGACTGGCAAAAAAACATCTGCAAGCTGTCACAACACCTGAACATGCGGCTGTACTGGGTGCGGGGATCATGGGAGGAGGCATTGCCTACCAATCAGCACGCAAAGGTATTCCTGTCTTGATGAAAGACATCAATCAAAAAGCGCTGGATTTAGGTATCAATGAAGCTGCCAAATTGCTGCATAAACAATTTGAACGTGGACGCTTAGATGCTATGAAGATGGCTAAAACTCTGGCATCCATTCAACCCACTCTTAGCTATGCCGGTATTGAACAATCCCAAGTCGTTGTTGAAGCTGTCGTTGAAAACCCTAAAGTTAAAGCTGCGGTTCTGGCTGAAACCGAATCACACATCAGTGATAACTGCATTCTGGCGTCTAATACCTCCACCATTCCAATCACTGAATTGGCAAAATCGTTAAAACGCCCGGAAAACTTCTGTGGTATGCATTTCTTCAACCCAGTACATCGTATGCCGTTGGTCGAAATTATTCGCGGCGAAAAAACCTCAGATAAGACTATTTCAAGCGTTGTGGCGTATGCCAGTAAAATGGGTAAAACCCCGATTGTCGTTAACGACTGCCCTGGTTTCTTTGTAAACCGGGTATTGTTCCCATATCTGGCTGGTTTCGGCATGTTGCTGCGTGATGGTGGTGATTTCCGCCAAATCGACAAAATTATGGAAAAAGAATTTGGCTGGCCAATGGGTCCTGCATATCTCCTTGATGTTGTCGGTATTGATACCGCTCACCATGCACAATCTGTCATGGCTCAGGGTTTCCCTGACCGTATGAGCCGTGATTATCGGGATGCTATTGATGTGCTATTTGAAAATCAACGTTATGGTCAGAAAAATGGCGTTGGTTTCTATAAATATACCCAAGATAAAAAAGGCAAACCGAAAAAAGAGCTGGATGATACTACCGATCAGTTACTGGCAAGCATCAGCAAACCGAAACATAC
The sequence above is drawn from the Xenorhabdus ishibashii genome and encodes:
- the fadB gene encoding fatty acid oxidation complex subunit alpha FadB is translated as MLYLSETIQVKWLKDGIAELIFNAPAAINKLDTKTVTSLAKAVAALEQETELKGLLLRSEKQAFIVGADITEFLSLFSAPAEKLHELLNLANNIFNRIEDLPVPTISAINGYALGGGCELVLSTDFRIASPDLRIGLPETKLGIMPGFGGSVRLPRLIGTDNALEIISAGKDIGAEEALKNGLVDAVVPAEKLLDSAVSILEQAIRGDLDWKAARQPKLIPLNLNEIERTMSFTVAKGMVMKVAGPHYPAPITAVKTIEKAATLGRDEALKLESASFVSLAHTSVARALVGIFLNDQYVKGLAKKHLQAVTTPEHAAVLGAGIMGGGIAYQSARKGIPVLMKDINQKALDLGINEAAKLLHKQFERGRLDAMKMAKTLASIQPTLSYAGIEQSQVVVEAVVENPKVKAAVLAETESHISDNCILASNTSTIPITELAKSLKRPENFCGMHFFNPVHRMPLVEIIRGEKTSDKTISSVVAYASKMGKTPIVVNDCPGFFVNRVLFPYLAGFGMLLRDGGDFRQIDKIMEKEFGWPMGPAYLLDVVGIDTAHHAQSVMAQGFPDRMSRDYRDAIDVLFENQRYGQKNGVGFYKYTQDKKGKPKKELDDTTDQLLASISKPKHTFSGEEIIARTMIPMINEVVRCLEEGVIASPAEADMALVYGLGFPPFHGGVFRYLDNMGTAAYVKMAESYAHLGALYHVPAGLKTKSESNESYYPAPAELAVNPGEKA